The genomic DNA AAGGAATGGTGGAATCTCATGATTATTTAAGGAGGGAAAATAAAAGGTTTAGAATGATTTTCAATCCTTCCTATTCCTGCGGAACACCACCTTACTGTAGAATGATGAGAAATTGCCATCAGGGAGCCTACTTCTGcaaagatgatgacttgcaCTAAAAAAGCAGCTATACTAACAATATCAATAAGACAGACGCCTAACTTTGTCACCTGCATATTTGGCCATCTCAGGGCCCTCAAGAGGATGAATAGGGTTACTTTCCAACTGGAAAGGCTTGATATTGTCGGAAGTTTGCTGGATTTGAATCTCCGTCTGTTGCTGCGAGCTGCGAGGTATTCTACCCCAGCAAAAAGGGATCTGCTGTTCAGCGGACTGGCTTTCAGGGGCTGGAGATTCCCGGCCGGCTAATTGAGAACACAGTTTATTTTCCATTTTTCCCTTCTTAGATTGGTATGACTAGTTGCTTAGGCGATGTAGGTTTGCGGAAGAGACGGCGAAATAAGGAACAATAGGTTCTTCTTGTCACTCTTTGGTGTTTTGTAGCTCTTATCGCAGGTGGGTAGCTGTTTTATGGTTCTGGAGTGggagaagatattgatttTGTAGAATTGACATTCGTCTGATGGATAATAGAAGCGGACTTTAGATCAATAAAGCTTATCAGAAGGGATATAGAGCAGCTTAGAAGCAACTGTGAAGATCAAAGCAACTCTAAACCTTGCAACCATAGTTACTCATAAGTTTTTTTTCCTAATATATACCGTTGGCAGACCCCACATCTGCTGTGTAATCACCTGTTCATGGAATTTCAATATGTCATAATGACGTCTACATTTAATTGTCAAGGACTCACTGTTGTGGCTAGACCATCAGGCTAAGAGGAACCGAAAAAGTGGAGTGTAACCAGCCAATCTCAACCTGAACCGCAGTTCTTCCACAAGAGAGTTTATCATCTAATCAGCCCATCTACCATATTTTAACAGCGAGTATGCGTCACCTGACACTAAAGGGGTCCTTTTGAGTTTGAGATACAGAGACGCTGGATTGATCCCACATGGCACCCCCAACGTGGCTCCGAGATGGATCGACttctcgacgaggatattACAGAAGCAGTGCCATGATGGCAACTTCTCTTCATGTAGCATCGTACTCCATATTTATCTCGAAGTTTATTTTAATGCAGTATGTGTATCCTGGCATGTAGCCTATCATGATATGCGGCCTAGGGGTTAAGTGGTATATAAGCAGGTTCTGGGCCGATGATTCCAAAGGGATTCAACCCTGTGACCTTTTGGCATTGTAGATAGTAGCTGCCTAGAACCTCTTCATGGGACATAGCCTGGCAAAGTACCTCATGTCTTCTGTCGAATATGCAATTTTCTGACCAGGCAAGAAGCCATGTAGGTGCGGGGCGGATATAGGTTCAGTACAGAGGATAATGATATGACGGAATGGGTTTATGTAAGCTGCTATGGTCATTGACAGGAGTTGTTAGAGGCTAGCAAGAGCCAGGCATGCTTTGTCAATGTACCATGAGTGGTGAAAGTTGGCTTTGCCCAGCTAATTAGTCGAATTAGTGGACGCCTTGCCCTTTGGATGCTTGGACCTGGCTGTTCCCTTAAGGAGTGTTTATAATAGAACAGCCTATAATTATTAAAAAGGTAGTAATCGACCAAGAGGTTCAAAATTGACTATGATATTCTATatagggagttctgggtttgggtcaacaaCACAACCATAACTAATCTTAATAAAACATACACCATTTAATAGAGCTTaaagagaggaattaaataatagtattattattaaaaaatATCTAGGAGTGGTGGAGATATTTATAGGCaaagatatataatagaaattcaaAAGTAGTTAGCATCCTAAAGCGCGCTAATTACTTttaaatttctattataATCCTATTTAAGCATCATTGCATTATAATCTAaggataattaatatatctaAAAATTAAGAAAAATCTACTAATTAGAATGGTATATCTCTTATCCTATTTAGATTAGAGGTAGTAGAGTAATCTATAGTAGGCTGTCTTGGTTAAGGAATAGTTTATAAACTAGGAAGTACACTACCTGCTATAATAAAGTAATTCTTAAtcttaatatatattattaggTTAAGCTTTAAACTAGGTCCCCTTAACAGGAACCTGatctataaaactattaAAAATCTACTAGAGAGGTGCCAGATCCTTTAAAtaactatattatatatatataggcaGTATTAGGGTGGGTGTATTTTAATAGGTTATATTTAACTCTGCTATAGTAGATAAAGATTATAGctactatagctataggcctATATATTAGGTAActaattatattattttatttcCCTAGTTACTTTGCTATAGAATAGCTCCTTTATATATAATTCTTACTATAGACTAGAGAGATATCTAACCTTAAAGTCTTTATATCCCTAACTAATATATCATCTTAAAAGTTAAAAATAGACTAAATAAGTAGAATAAACTTAATAAAGTATTGCAGCtggataaactagataaactagataaacagGATGAATAGGATGAATGGGACAAACTGGATGAactagatgaactagatgaatgggataaactagataaactagacaaACTAGACAAACTATGAAGCTTTATAAGTagactagataaactagattaACATATTTAGCTTGCTTAAtatatttaacttatttaacttatttaatatatttaacttatttaacttattcTACTAGACCTAATTCTTATTAGAGCTAACTAATATCCTATATTATTTACTAAGAGATATACTCTAGTTATTACTATGCTTTTTACTACTGCtattatatcttatagaAATATATTATCCTAGCTTCCTATTTagtaaatattattatttatagCTGGGCCTGTTAAGCATGCTAGTAGAACTAGTATATAAATTACTTATATTAGAGGAGCTGTGTAgtcttatattatataacttatacttattattatatctaCCTTAGTTACTATGTAAGCTACTCTTACTTaacctagatattatctagatctaAGTTAGCCTTAAAGTCTATAGTGGATAGgcctatatttaatattactagtatattaaagATCTTAGGCTAGGAATATGACTGCTATAactatatagactataggATATTTAACTATTagatatactactactaagCTACTATAAGTgtctatatataaagagtaagATATTCTACTAGCTATTTTAGATTAGTATAAACCTAGAAAAGTAATAAATTCTATATACATAAGAATAATTAGAGATAATAGTAATGTAGTTCTACTACTAATAGATACTTCTAAATAGGGCTAGGACACACCCTAATAACTAGTAAGGGGAGATCTAGGCTATAGGGAATAGATAGCTCTACTATCTCTGCTAGCTAGGTATCTAGGTCTAGAGGAATAGGTAGGAGCTTAATATCTAGGCTATAAGGATATATTACCTACTCTTAGCCCTAAAGGGGGAGCTGCTTAACCTTAGTTATCTAGATAACCTATCTATCCTATAGCAGCTATCTATAGTAGTACTCTATAAGATCTAGGTATATGCTGGCCTAGGTTTAGAGCTTATTACCCACACTATATAACTAGAATATATAGATACTTAGGTATAATAGGATGAAATAGGTGCAGAGGAAGGCCTGCCTAAGAATTATctgctatatatatacttagtagaGTCTATAGAcctatataataatagtaaaATATTACTAATAGAGTATCTAGTATATCTTAAACTCCTAGTGCTTCTAGGGctagttattattattactattactATCCTAGCCCTAAAGCTAGGTAAAAAGCATGTTAAGGCTGGTAACCTTTATCCTTATTCTAGTTATAAAGTATAGATTAGATTTTAGAAAGCTATTATAGAATACCTAGGTAAAACCTAGGAGGGTTAATAGTATCTTACCCTAGCAGCTAGCTGCTAGGCTGCCTAGATATAGAGGCTACTAGAGATATAGGTTAGCTAGAGTTTAAAAGATATTCTTATAGAATACCTCTAGGTAAAGGTAGAtaaggagctgcaggagctaTAATAAGTATAAAAGGTCTTAGTAGAGGTCCTTTATCTAGCTAAAAATATTATAGAACTATAGGAAGTCTATTTTAGTATAAATAATAGCCTAGTACTAGGAGAtgtatatagactatagcctAAGAGTattaaagataatataagcctagtaCTGTGGATGAAATGTTATTAAATCTTAATTAATCTTTCTATCTTTAATCTAGGTATAGCTATACTGCTCTAGTACTATACTTATACCTACTCCTTCTtagatctatactatatCTAAGCTATCTAGTAGCTACCTAACCTACTAGTCTAGCTAAAGTCTATTACTTTATTATAGGTGGTTTCCTTATCTACTATACCCTTAATATAGATACTATAggaatattattattacttaAGTATACTTCTAGTAGATAATctactatagctataggctatatattattttaaaccctatatatattttattaATATTCTACTATAGCTAACCTAGGAAGTAATTAATCTAGtagtagaagaagaataGAGTAGTTAATAGGATCTCTAGCAGTGCTATAGCCTACCtatacttatatattatttagttAAGTATAATAAGCAGTGCACCTATAACTTAATACTCTTCCTAAACCCTATAGGCCTGCTAGCTACTAGTATCTAGGGTGATATAGTATTACTATTTTATATAGaaatatacttagagaagTATAAGTAGGGAGTGGCTAATAGTAGAACTAATATACTACTAGGTCTAGAGTAGCCTAGGGTCTAGtactagtatatctagaTTCTTATTCTAAAATAGGCCTTACTTCCTAGTAATGAGgatatctttatatatattatatagctaAGTATACTAGAGGCCCTACTTCTATAGTGCAGACTAATAATATAGCtctatagtaatagtaatAGCATCCTAAAGGAAGGAGACTAGGTAGAATTCTTAGTACTAAGGAGGGTAGGAAGCAGATATTAAGTTAGGGCTAGCTATAGAAGCTCTCTCTATAGTAGCCTTAGTCCTACTCTTAGTCCTATTCTTACTTTTACTTTTACTATTACTCTTACTTTTATCTTCCTCCTAATAACTGCTTTTAGAGCTGGTGTTAGCTCCTAATTTATCTTTAACTAAAAGAGGATAGTAAGTAGTTTTCTAATAGCTAGATTTAGTAGATAGCAGCTGTCTGGGTAGTAAAGACTCTATATTTAAAGATAAGCTTAATAGCTGCTTTTTAAGCTCTAGGCCTCTAGGGTAGCTAGCTATATTATTATAGCTTTAAAGCTACTAGTAGAATAAAGTTAGATAGTAGTATTACTAGAGGAATATTAGTAAGTTAGGGAACTCTAGATATAATAGTGTAATAACCTCTTTAGCTATATTATAGAAATCCTACTATAAATAGGTAGCATCTATTACCTAGTTCTATTACTTAAAGAAGGCATCCTATATTTCTAATTAGGTAGGGTGCTAAGTAATGAGCTTTAGGTTTTTTATAGTAAGAAGTAGTTAGAGGCCTTAGAACTAATAAAGATTATTttacttaatatagtacAGTACTTTACCTTAAAGGCTATAGAGATAGCCTACCTAGAGGGGAAAGTAGAACTCTTAGAGATATAGTTACTTATACTAGGTTTAATGCACCCCCTTTACCTAGGCTATAGTTACATTCAGCTAGATATATGCTGTGCTAGATGGTAGGTAGTGAAGGATAGTAGCTAGGAAGACTCACTACATAGTAGGCAGTAGGATTTAGTCTGTCTAGAGAGTGTATTCCTTAGCTATTATAACCTAATGCCTGTGGGTAGGGCTAAAGAGataaggaaagaaaagatagaCCTCTATCTCTGGGAAGCCAGTCAGCTGCCTAAATAGAAGATAGGGAATCTAATAAACTAGCTAATGGCCTGTATATACCTTCCTTATCTTAGGATTATCCCAGTGGATGGGGAGTAGATCTAGGTGAAGGGAGCTCTGCAGGTTACTAGTGAGTAATTAGACAGCTTTTTAATAAAAACTATCTTAAGCTACTGTAATACTTAAGGCAAAGCCTCCTATactattaatattaaacTAGGCAGGGATGGATGTGGGGATAGATACTGGGTTGCATCTAGGATCCACTGTAGGAGGTATAGGTAGTGGGCTTTCTATCCCACAAGCCATGGACTATCACTATTCTGATGGGCCTAGGGTGTAGCTAGGGTTAAATACTAATTAGTTGGTTTGGACGATGGTCGGGGTCTAATAGGATTAAATTCAAGGGTCTAATGGTATTAGATcccatggccttgatgggcTAAAAATTTAGTAGATTATAGAGACACTACTTATCTATTATATTTCCTAAGGAACCCTTCCAATTCCCTATTATAGTGGTGTGGTGTGAATATAAAATCTACTAGTATAACACTATCATATTTAGTAGGGTATCTAAATTAGTACCCTTCTATTCCTGTATGTTAATAATTCAGGGGTAATATTATAATCCCACCTCTTTATTTTCAGTAATCATCATGGCATAACTATTATTTCTATCATCCAGAAGATTTGCATTATGGAATATGATTTATTTTATAAGGTATCTACCTTAGGCATTCTTATTTGCTGTCACTGCAAGTATGGGGTGCGACTTATTAAAGTTAAACAGCACCTTAAGAAAAAGCATGGCATAAAGCATGGCATTGCTACCCAGGTGGCCCAGGCTATTTCTTAATGGGAGGATATCACCTGGGACAGTGCTATCTCCCTACTACATACCCTAGATAAGCTATTACCTATAATACTATGTTAATTAAATGGCTTGCTCTGCTAGTGAGATCTATCCTACTGTCAGTATCTAGCAGCCTTGCTAGAATCTATGTGAAATCACTGGTGATCTACCCATCAGTGGTCGCAGCAGACCTATCATGGGTGGGTAAGCTAGAAAGAAAAGGCTAAGGGGGAGGCAGAGCTATCTTAGTTATTTAGATATATCTCCTAGCAGCAGGTGTTCCCCTCCTGAAAAGGGTCctactatatctatatttGCTATCCAGATGGGCAGCCACCCCTATTAACCCAGGGTGTGTAGGCTGTGGTGGATGAGGTAGTGCAGGCCTGGGAGCAGGCCCAGGCCTAGGCCTAGGCTGACTAGGCCATCTAGGCTAGCTAGTTAACTGATGTGAACCCCTGGCTGTGCATGACTTAGTAGGCTAACTATCTGCAGGGCATCCAGGCCCATGACCTGCTGGCCTGCGTGGTGGCCCTAGAGGAAGACCCCATGGATGCCTAACACTATAATGGCCCATCagggggggggtgatcatacaaatcctagggttggccgggggggggggtgatcagggtaagccatcacccccccttatctttatcaattcttcatattttttgatgatttaaaatgatttatgattctaactagctaccctattagattctaatattaaattctagattaattactaggaaggtggttgaACTAGGGGGGTAGGGGAAAGGTTGAAATTTTTTGTTGGGGTCTGCCAAGACCACTATCTGCGGGAAGCCTATACCCTTTTAGGCCACCATCCAGTATAGATtagtgcctaaggcatccTATAGACTACTAGGGCCTTAGAATTCAggcagaaactataagaaaaATTAATTCTTAGTATTCACCAGGGGCCTAGTACTAGATAACTGATTCTAATTATTttagtgaatagtagatacctttAGCTATAGAATGATAATAGTCTGATTAGGTAAGCATGATTCCTgattttttaaaaattcttAGAAGACACCTTGAAATTTATTACCTGCTGactaattataattatttttagtaaaTAGACCTAATTTCTACTAGTCTAATGATATATAGCATGCGTAGTAATATTCAGCctagaatttttaaaaattcaTAGAAGTAAATGTTTCGTGGATTtcatagagatatatagtagggagGGGTCAGACTAGAGGGATTAGTTAGGTAGATAGTAATTAGATCTAGTTACTATAATAGACCTAGTAGGgatagtagatatatatatatattagtctactaGGTAGAGGTAAGGTATaagagaaatatatatatttagaaagTCAGAGAGAGGTAAAAGAAATCTATAGAGTAGGCCTAGGCATAGTGATCTAGTAGGCAGAGCAGGCTGTCTAGGCTAGGTCATTCAGCCTGCCTAGACTAGTTGATTCAatatggctaggctaggtAATTCAGCTGAGAGAGGTCCCCAAGCAGGCTGACGAGGCTTAGTGATTCAGCTGTAAGAGGTCCCTGACTAGGCTAGCTGATTCAGCatggctaggctaggtgATTTGATATAGCTAGGTTGGGTGATTTGATATGGCTAGGCTTGGTGATTTAGCTGCCAGAGgtgcctgcgcagggggtctagTCTTGGTGATTTGGCTAGACTACACTAGGTGGTTTGGCTGTGAGACatgcctgcgcagggggtctagGCTCAGTGATATAGGCTGACTAGGCTAGTTAATCTAGTATGTCTAGGCctagtgaatatatatattgatatgatctaGATTTAGGGGTAGCCTTCTATAtttaaaaatatatatatagaatcatgATAAAATATATTCAACTTATACTAGCCTAGTTAGTCTAGAACCTTCTAGATCTATCTAGGCTTTATAACTATATCtagcagaatgagaaataGCAAATCTATAGAATAATAGGGCCCCTAGCACCATCTCTGTATCTAGCTCCCATCTCTttaagagaatattctcttctttctctgcccGAGGCAGTAAAGCAGGGTCTAGGCAGgcatccaggtcatccataaGGTCCCCCCTATAGTCCCTAACTACTAGCCAGAACACAATAATCAGACTAGGGTCAAAACACCTAGTGATATCTGCCTGAGCTAGGGCTCCCTTGCAAACCCTAgtagggagaagacacctccagcagcaggtatctgcctgaggctgcccaTATCGATGCCGTAGCCTGCCTGCCtgatcctgatattcttccctcTGCGAGCATTCACTAGTGCCATGGGCACATGACCTCATTCTTGCTGCCTTATCAGTGAGGTGTTCATCTTCTAGATCATTAGTTAGTATAGAATCAATAGATTAATAGAATCAATAGATCaatagatttaatagattaatagattaatagatttaatagataagatagatagcttaCCTGAGATAAAGCAGATTAGGCAGTATCTCTTATGCCAAAACCTCACTGCCTAGGCAAAGATATTCAtctgaatgagattctgCCCTTATTCCTGCCTAACCGCCTGCTTAACTAGGCCTAGCCTAGATTGCCTATGATTATATAGATTACAGAGGGCCCAGCCAGGGTCACATAACTCAATAGCCCTAGAATTAAATACCCTAGATATAGTACGCCGCCGGCAGACCTGCTCACCTAgataatctaggaaggtggaGACCTCTAgggctttccctttctgattAGGCCtagcctgcagctggtatgcCCTTACTAGGCAATATAACTATCCAGGCTGGTCAGGTGACCTGCCTGCGCGACCAGATTCTTGCATAAAACTAGTTATCTCATATTCACCAGGCAGAAAATGGATGACTAAGTCAATATCATGGAAATCAAACCCTGCCCCAATGGCCCTAGTAGCCACTAAGATATATCTGCTAGATTAAAATCGATCTAGCTAATCTAGCTTAGCCTGGTCAGATAGATTAGAATggaatttggctgcctcaGGATCCATTTAATCAGATAAGGCATCCACTAGCCGCTTtgttcggcagaagatgatcacaTTAGCCCTAGTCCTAGCACtagcactagcctgagcactagcctgagcactagcctgagcactagcctgagcagtAGTACTAGACCTAAATAGGCCATGTTTCATCTCAAAGGTCTTGATGAACTGCCGGAGATAGGAGGCATATTCTGATTCAGGCAGGCGGTCAgggaccttctcaaccatatATGCCATATTTAGTAGGGTTAGGTCAGCCCTAACTATTGGAACCTCAGGCAGGGACCCTAGCTTCATCATATCAACTAGCTCAgcctggaggtggtgaggcAAGGTAGCTGAGCTGAATACCATAGGCACAGGTAGGGCTAGGGCATGCCAGGCACGCAACATAATTGGCCGATAGCTTTTAGCTAGTGGAATCAGGTGACATTCATCCCAAATAATTCATGCTAGTCTCTTTTGGGTAATCAGCTCATCTGCTAGCTCATTGAACCTAGGGTGATCTAGATGTTCAATTTGCACTAAGATCACCCTAGAACTGGCTAGTGGCATGACCTGACCAGGTTCCCAGATAGTAGGCTGAAGGCCTAAGGCAGCAGCTTTCCTAGAGAGGTCTAGCTTTAGGGAAATCAATGgcactattactatagtaacCTGACTAGTGGCTAGACTAGCCCTAAAAAGGAATAGTGTGGTtttgccagcagcagtaggAAGCACTAAAAATAGATAGGGCACCTGTTTTATAATAAGATGAAAAGCCTGGCGCTGCTTAGGGCTTCTAAAGGTCAcctgatcatcttgcatAAACTCTTTGAGCATGTGATCTAGCAGACCCTCATCTAGCTGCTGGTGAGATGCTAGAtttgatcttgatggatCTAGCTGCCTAGCTAGCTGACCCTGATCTcgatctagatctagatatagatcttgctgcctgagggCTTGATCACTAGCCTGAGGCAATCCATAAAGGCTGATAAATTCATTGAACTGGCCAATAGAAACCTTTCTagctggaggtgatgccTTAGGCTTCTGAGGGTAATAGAAttgaatgattggctgatctaGAGGAAATTCCATACCCCTAGtaggctgaggctgaggtgaaTTAGGTGAATAATCTGCCGGAGGCTGCCAGACCTCCCTATTATAGAATAGAGAGTGAATGATTAACTGGTCAGGAGCTAGGCCTAGATAGGCATGCCATCGCTGACTAAAGGTAACTAGGGCTATCTGGATGTCAGCCCTAACCCCCTGGAAGCTCGCAATCACTCTGCCATAGATTCTCAGGCCAGTCTCCCTAGAATGGTGCATCTGGTCAGCCCCTAGGGCCTCATCATCTAGGTCATCATTTCCTAATTCGGCTAGTGGATCATGAAGGC from Aspergillus fumigatus Af293 chromosome 8, whole genome shotgun sequence includes the following:
- a CDS encoding putative telomere-associated RecQ helicase, coding for MHHSRETGLRIYGRVIASFQGVRADIQIALVTFSQRWHAYLGLAPDQLIIHSLFYNREASDQALRQQDLYLDLDRDQGQLARQLDPSRSNLASHQQLDEGLLDHMLKEFMQDDQVTFRSPKQRQAFHLIIKQVPYLFLVLPTAAGKTTLFLFRASLATSQVTIVIVPLISLKLDLSRKAAALGLQPTIWEPGQVMPLASSRVILVQIEHLDHPSYRPIMLRAWHALALPVPMVFSSATLPHHLQAELVDMMKLGSLPEVPIVRADLTLLNMAYMVEKVPDRLPESEYASYLRQSSTTAQASAQASAQASAQASASARTRANVIIFCRTKRLWLLGPLGQVLCKNLVAQAGHLTSLDSYIA